GGTGGCGGTGCGCCTTCACGGTACGCTCGGTGGTCCCGAGCTCGTACGCGATCTGCTTGTTGATCCGGCCGCGCACGATGAGATCGAACACCTGCCGCTCGCGCTGCGTCAGCGTTGCGAGGTGCATACGGAATGTCTCCAGTCGGCCGCGATGCGCGCGCGCGACGCTCTGGCGCGCCAGCGCGCGCTCGATCGCGTCGATCAACTGCTCCGAGGAGATCGGCTTGGTCAGGAAGTCTTCCGCGCCCGCCTTGATCGCCCGCACGGTGGTCGGCGTGTCGGCGAATCCGGTCAGGAAGATGATCGGCAGGGTCGAGCCCGATGCGACCAATTGAGTCTGCAAGTCGGGGCCGCTCAATCCCGGTATCCGCACGTCGAGCAGGATGCAGCTCGCCTGCTCGTCGTCCGGCCCGGCATCCAGCAGCTCCTTCGCCGACGCATAGGTCGCGACCTCATAGCCCGCCAGCTTCAGCCGACGCTCGATCGCCGTCCGAAAGGATTCATCGTCGTCGACCACGTGAACGAGGCCTGGCACCTACCACCTCTTGCATTGAGGACCGCTGATGGTCTTCTCACTCTACAAAGCCGTCTTCATCCGTTTGAGGATTGAAATGTCTGCTTCGCGATGAGTCAAATTCGAAGGACGCAATGCTTCTCATCCTGTGCACCGGGCAATCATGTTGTCCCTTGGTACAATGGACCTAGGGACAATGGATTGAAATACCGCCTTGGTCGAAAATCAACTTCAGCGGGAGTGGGATAGCGCGGCGCATTCCAGCTACAAAAATAGTTAGCCTCACAGACCAATTCGGCGATGAGGAGTTGGCCATGCTTGTTCGCATCACCACGGATTCCGTACCGCGCCCCAACTCCCTCCGCGACCTCGGCATGACCAGCGATTCAAATGCGCTGGTCAATTTAAGCGAATTTTCGTACCGAAAAGGCACCGAAATCTACGGCGAGAAGGAACCGGCCGAATACGTCTACCAGGTCAAGTCCGGTGCGGTGCGAAGTTACAAGCTGTTGTCGGACGGCCGCAGGCAGATCGGCGCGTTCCACCTCGTCGGCGACATCTTCGGGCTGGAGAACGGCCGTGAGCACCGCTTCACCACCGAAGCGATCGTCGACACCACGGTCCGGCTGGTCCGGCGCCAAAGCCTCGAAATGGTGGCCGAGAGCGACGCCATGGTCGCCAGGAACCTGCTCAGCATGACGACGACCAACCTCCAGCACGCCGAGGATCACATGCTGTTGCTCGGCCGCAAGACGTCGCTGGAGCGGGTGGCCGCGTTCCTGCTTGAGATGGACAAGCGCCTCTCCGCATGCGACGTCATGGCGCTGCCGATGTCGCGGCGCGATATCGCCGATTATCTGGGCCTGACGCTGGAAACCGTGTCCCGCGCCTTGTCGCGGCTGCACGAGATCGGCGTTCTCGGCTTTATCGGCAACACGCAGCGCCAGATCGTGCTGCTGGACCGGCACCTGCTCGCGCGCCTCGACCTGCAGTCCTGAACGGGTCCGCAGCGCCGGACGCATCAGTTCCGCGGTGAACCTGCGCCGGACGCTTCGGTCAGGCCGAGCTGCTCCAGCGTCTTGAGCAAGACCTCGAACAGGATGGCGGCCGACCAGCCGAACAGCAGCACGCCATTCATGGCCGTCAACGGCCCGATGAGCCGCCATTGCTGCACCGGCGTGATGTCGCCATAGCCGAGCGTGGTGTAGTTGACGAAAGCAAAATAGAGCAGATCGCTACCGGCCGCGGCGGCCTGGACGATGCCGTAGGTCGCGGCCCACACCAGGATCTCCAGCGTGTGCGCGATCTTCAGCACCACGGCGGTCGCGATCATCACGCCCATCAGGTGCAATCTCGGCCGTTCAGTATGCCGCCGACCCGCGCTGCGGGCGATCGCGACGGCGGCGACCGTGACCAGCGCATGAAGTCCGATATTGATTACGCTCACCAGGGTGCCGACGAAGATCTGCATCATCGCGGGCGACCAGCCCTCAACTCGCGGCCCGACTGCGAAGCCATCTCCGCCGCGTCGCCCGTAGCCCTGTCGATCTCAACCGGCGCGGTGCGCTCGACGCGGATCCAGGCCGCCGCGAGTTCCCAGGCGACCGACAGGATGATCGGGCCGATGAAGAGGCCGAGGATCCCGTGGCTCAGTGTTCCCCCGATCACGCCGATCAGGATGACGAGCGTCGGCGTGGTCAGCCCCCGCCCCATCACCAGCGGTTTCAGGATATTGTCGAGCAGACCGACGACGGCGAGATAGAGCGTCAGAAGCAAGGCCGTGGTCACGTCCTTGTCCGTCCAGATCCAGATGACGACGGGGAGGAGCACGAGGAAGGGGCCGATCTGCACGATCGACAGCAGGAGCACGATCACCGCGAGCAGGCCTGCGATCGAGAGACCTGCGAGCTTGAAGCCGATCCCGGCGAAGAACGCCTGCACGATCGCCACGCCGATCACGCCCTGCGCTACCGCACGGATGGTCGCCCCTGCGAGCTCCAGAAAATGCTCGCTCTGCTCCGGCACGACGCGGACCAGGAAGCCCCTGATGGCCGCGACGAGCTGCGGCCCGAACGGAAGCAGCAGCCCGGCGACGAAGACCGAGAGCAGGAACTGGAGCATGCCAATGCCGGTATCGCCGGCAAAGGACAGCATCATTCCCGCAATCGGCTTCAGATAGGGCGCCACCTCACGCAGCACCGCGCGGATATTGGTATAGGCCAGATTCCAGAACTCATAGAGCTGCGGACCGACCAGCGGCCAGCCTTTGATCTGCTCGGGCGCGGCGTGAAGCCTGAGCTCACCGCTGCCAATCTGCCCCGCGATGTCCTTGATCGCTTCGACGGCACCGAGGCCGAGCCAAGCCGCCGGACCGATGACGATGCCGAGCGCCACAAACGTCAGCAAGGCGGCAGCCGTGCGGGGCCGGCCGCCGAGGCATCTGGCGAGCCAGCTGAACGCCGGATAGAACGCCGCCGCGAGCACCGCGCTCCAGGTCAGGATCGGCACGAACGGCTTGATGATGATGAAGGTCCACAGAACCAGCAAGGCGAGCAATCCGAGCCGGATCACAAGCTGGATCACGTCCGGAAATACAAGCTGGCGCGGTTTCTTCAAGGTCGAAGCCTGTCTGTCGGGGCGGGCACACCCATGCGAAGAGTAGTGCCCTGCCCGCCGCGGCAAGCTTGATCCAGATCAAGGTGAATGTTGCGCCGCTTGTCCAGGCGCCGCCCGCGGCGGCCCTGCTCCCGTCAACGCGGCGGCGGAGATAAGGCGCGCAGGATGTCCGGCTTCCAGGCCTGACGAACGCTGTCGAAGGCCGCGAAGTCGTGGTCGAATTGCCAATAGGCCCAGGCCCAGCCGAGCTTCTCGGCACTCCTCGCCATGAACGACAGGTATCTCACGCGGCTGTCGGATGGCGCCCGCTCGTACACGCCGAACTCGCCGAGATAGACCGGGCGCTTCTCCTTCTCAGCCCAGAGCTTCATCGTGTTGAAATCGGCGGCAGCCTTGGCTTCGTCGTCCGGGCTACCCCAATCGAGCGGCCCGATCCGCGAAAACGTCTGGGACCACGGCGCGCCCTGATGGGTGAATCGTAGCGGCGCGTAGTAGTGAAACGTGACGATGAGGTTCCTGTCGTCGGCCGGCAGTGCCAGCTCGTCGACGCGGATGTCCACGGTGTTGAGAATGGCGGCAACCACCTGCCGCTCGGGATTGGTGCGGCGGATGATGGCGAGACATTCATTGAGGAGCGTGTTCCAGCTCGCCGACGTCATCTGCCCACCGGGCTCGTTCAAGACCTCTAACACGAGTCCTGGATATTTTCCGGCATAGCGCTCGGCGATCTGCCGCCAGAACGCCCTGAGCTTCTCGGCGCATCCGGAAACGTCGCTCTGGCAGACGTGAGTATCGTGTTCGTCGAGGACGGGGATGAGGCCCCTTGCGAAAACCTCCTCGATCACGGCATCGAGCCGCCGCAGGACGATCTCGTCCAGCACGTTCCCGGGTCCCATGAACTTGAAACCGAAGAAATTGATCCTGACGTGCGAGAAGCCCGCCTTCTTGATCGCCGTCAGATTCTCCAGGCGGAACGGTGCGTTCTGACCGCCTTCCCAGATTCCATCGTAGCCGAGAATGTTGATGCCACGGCCCAATCGCGGCATGTCACCGGCAGCGGCAGGCCCGACCAGCAGCGAGGCAAGGCAAAACGCGGTTGCTGCAACAGACGAAATTCTCGGCCAACGGGCCCGGATGGCGATCATCATGCTTGCCTTGGTGAGGGCTAAAAGTCGGTCTGCGGCACCGGTCTGCACGTTGCGAAGAAGAGCGCCAGGAGGAGCACCGACGTAAACATCGTCGAACGAAGGAACATCGTCTCGGTGAAATTGGACTGAAAGCTGAGGACGACAAATCCGATGATCAGGGCGCAGTGAGACCGGTCGATCGATCGCGTGGAGATCAGATGGAGAATCTTGGTCGAGAACAGGAAGACGCTCGTGGCAAAGAGCGCATATCCCAGAAATCCCGTTTCGATCAGGATCGCGATGTAGCCGCTGTGGTAATTGTCCAGGACCCAGCCGTGGTTCTGCTCGAAATAATCGTAGAGCGACGGGACCGTCCAGAACCCGTTGATGCCGAATCCAAGCAGCGGTGCGTTGTCGAGATGGCTGATGGCATACTGCCAGATGAAGGTTCGCTCGGTAAAATCGATGTTCGCATCGCCGATATGGATGGCGTCATAGCCGGTCACATAGAAGTAGAGGATCAGGAAGCCGGCCAGGACGCACATGACGAACGGCAGCACCGCATAGATCTTCATGCAGCGGACCGACCACATCGAGGTCAGGAGCAGCGCGCAGGCGGCGAGCGCGACGGCACCAGCGCCTCGCGATTCCGACGCGAGGACGCAAATTGACGCCAGCAGGAACACGACGAGGAAGGAGATCCAGCCCTGCCCCGTCATCTTGCGATAGCAGGAAAAGAACATCAGGTAGGCGCCGACGAAGCCGAGCGTCTGCTTGGATTCATAGATGCCCTGCCACTGTCCCTCGTGCATCCAGGTGTGATCGATCCCGATATCGGGCACCGCGATCGCGAAGAAGGCCGATGCGGCGACCGATATGAAGAGCCCGAGGACCGTGGCCCCCACAATCTCGTCGATTTCGATACGCGTGATCAGACAGAACGCGCCGAATGTCGTCATCGCCAGCGCCGCACTCTTCATGAATGCCGCGGCGTTCAGGCTGGACCACGACACGGAGACGACGGCGAGGCCATAGAATGCGACCAGAACGATCAGATCGGGATTGAGCTGCAGCCGCAGGCGCGGACGCACGAATGCACTTGCGTAGATGAGGACGGCCCACATCAGGATCGCAATGGCCTGTTGCAGATTGCCCAGCTGCTCCGGCAGCAGCGCGGTGTTGAAATTGCCCATCGACGCGACCACGTTGACGGTGATCGAACCGAGGATGGCGGTCCTGGCAAGCTTCTCGACGCTGGCGCTGCGCGTCTTCCAGAACGCGCTCTCGAGTGCCTCGGAATCCACCTCGGTCTGCAGGCTGGCCATGAGACGACTTTCCTAAAGCGCGGTTAACAATCCGCTAGCGCGTCGCGATTCCCCCGGCGACTTAAGAGTTTGGTAACGATATGAATCCTGCCGGCCGCATTAATGCAAATTACACGCCTCCGGTGTCTCGCCCGTAACGACCTTGCTATAAAGCGCGGGTCCGGCTCGATCGACCGTCCCGATTTACCTGGTTTCCCGGTTGCGCATGAACAGGCCCAGCACCAATTTCAATATCGCCATCGAGCCGGCGTTCGACTTCCTGTCGCCGAAATACGCAGAGCTGTTCGACGGCTCCGCCGCCACCGCGTTCCAGCATCCGGTCTGGCTGCATAGCCTCTACACCGGGCTTGCGCCGCATGCGGGGGCAACCCGTCTGATCGTCGTGGCGCGCCATCGCGCAACGGGCGCGCTTGCGATGGTGCTGCCGATGCTGCGGGTCCGGCGTGGACCGATCCGGACCGTCGAATTCGCCGACCTGCGCGTCTCCGACTATCTGGCGCCGGTTTGCAGCCCCGAGGTATTTTCGCAGCTGCTCGCGGACGAGAGTGCATGCGCGGAGATCAGGTATCTCGTCCGTCCGTTCGATCTGCTCCGGATGACCAAGCTTCCGGACGGACGGCTTCCGATCGAAACGCTTCTGGCTGCGCCGCGCCGCGTGTCGATGGAGACCAACGCCTACGCGACCGTTCTCGTCGCGCCGTTCGAGCAATGGCGGGCCAGCGCGCTCGATCGCTCCTATCAAAAGGAGCTCGCAAAGAAATATCGCCAGCTCCAAAAGAAGGGCACGCTGAGCTTTTCATGCTGCAACGACAGCGCCTCCGTCCTCGAGGCGCTTGACGTGATGCGGAAGTTTCGCGGCCCGCGGTTTCAGTCGCAGGGCGACGGAGACCTGCTCCAGCGCCCCGAATATTACGCCTTCTATTCCGACGTGGCGCTTCGCGGTCTCGGCTCCTTTGTGCGGCTCTATGCCATGAAGATGGACGGCGAGGTGATCGCCGCCGTGCTCGGACTGCACCATCAGGGCAGCTTCCTCGTCATCATGAGCGCCTTCGACATCGACGGATACAAGAGCCAGTCGCTGGGCGCGCTCATGTTCGAGCAGGTGGCGCGGGATTGCATCGAGCGCGGCGATCAGATGCTCGACTTCACCATCGGTGACGAGCCGTACAAGAAACTGTTTGGCGGGCAGCCTTCGCCGATGTGGGCGGTCACGCAGGCCGGCAGCACCGCGGGCGCCCTATCCCTGTTCGCACTGAAGCAGGCCCCCTGGCTCAAGCTGGCCGCCAAGCGAATGTCGGAGTTCAGGCTCTTGCCGACCCGCACCTCGACGCCCACGCGCTGAACGAGGCGGGACGTCGAACGACGCAGAGCTCAGGCGCGCAGCGCGCTTCGGACCAGCGCGAGCCAGCCCGGCCGCATTTGATCGACGCGATGGGTGAAATTGCGCCGCAGGAAGTGCAGCCGCCGCCGCACATCCCAGCCGATGTCGTCGCGGGACGTCAGCGCCTGGCGGAAGCGCGCCATCTTCAGCGATTGCTGGTCCGCCGCGACCTTGTCGCGATCGGAATAGAACTCCGATATCTTCTCCTTGCTCATGCCTGCGGTCATGAGCCACCGCGGCGCATATTCGGTGCAAAGGCGCTCGACGTCGACCAGCAGGCGGGCAACGCCGGTGCCGGCCGCAGGACAGTTGGTCTGGAACGCATCGCCGATCAGCACGACGCCATCCTGGAGGTGTCCCTCGACGACGGACAGATCCATCACCCAATTCCGGACCCGGTCCGTCACGTGGAAATCGCCGAGATAGGGCCGCAGTCCCGGCAGCAAGCGCAGAAGCGTCGCTTCGGTATCGCGACGCAGATCGCGCATGACCGGATCGGCCGGGTCGCGGAACATGAAGAGATTGGCCCGCATGCCGGCCCGCACCGGAAACAGGCTGAGATAATCGACGCCGTCGGCGGTGCGCTCGCCGTAGCAGGTCAGCGCGTTGAAATCGAACGGCGTGCCGTCACGCCGGGCAATCGTGAAGCCGAACGAGACCGAGTGGCCCGCCGCCAGCACGCGCCGCTTGATTCCGAGCTTGTGGCCGAGAGCTCCCGCCATCCCCGTCGCCAAAACGACGAGACGCGCCTTCAGGCGCCGTCCGGAGGCGAGCTCGAGCTGCTGCACGTCGTCGCTGCAGCTGATTGCCGCGACTTCGTCGACGATCAGGCTGGACGGCTGGGGGATCTGGCCGCGCGCCATGGCAACGAGATCGGCATAGGGAAGCCCGTAAGCCTGGCCGACGCTGACATCAACCAGCTTGCCTTCCCTGATGTTGAGCACGCGGTCGTAGGGACACGCGACACTCTCGAGGCCACCGATGAAGCCCAGCTTCCGGAACATCTCGAGCTGGTGGCCGCCGATCTTCTCGACGCGGAATTCGTCCGGATAGACCGCGCGCTTGTCGATGAGGGCGACGCGATGCCCTGCCCGCGCGAGCACCGCCGCGGCGAGCGATCCCGCAAGGCCGCCGCCGACGATCGCAACGTCGAGCATCGTCGCAGCCCCGGTTGCTGCGGCCGGCTCGGTCACGCTTTGATCCGCCGTCATGGTTCAGGCTCCCACGGTTAACGGTGGCCCCATCTGCAATTCTCTCGTGCAATTCTCTCGCCTGATGTCGCATCGCGGGATCAAACGCGATCATTTCTGCCGATCGAGGTTAATGAACTGGCGCACTGATCCAGCTCCATGATGTCGCGGCACGCGCTTTGCTCGGGATGTCAGGCAAATTCCGGACTCGGCCTGAACGGCGGCCCTTTCCGCAACCATTTCCGCATCCAAACGGCCGATCTCGTCGTCATGGCCGTCGATGCGGCGCTGTGGCGGCATTTCGGTCGGGTCAGGGCTTTGCGCGAACGGGACAATCGGGACGGCTGTGTTTCACGGTGACGCAGCCGCGTCGTCACGGCATCGTCATGGCCGGCAACATCCTGAAGGTCTCTCATTAACACTCGCGGTTTTTCGGCATGCTAGGCTATCTCCGCTATCGGACCACGTCTCTTCAGGGGAAAGCCGCCCCTCGACTTCCATGATCGAATCCATCGTCCAGTTCATGCGGCGCGACGTGACGCGCGGTGTTGCCGGGACCATCCTGCTCAAGGTTGGTAGCGGCGCGCTGGCGTTTGCGTTGTTCTCGCTGGCGGCGCGGACGATGTCGCCCGACGGGTTCGGCATCTTCGCGACCTGGCTTTCGGTGGCGCAGATGGCATCGGTGGTGGGACTGGTCGGTCAGGAATCGCTGCTGGTGCGATTCCTCAACGAGTACCGGGTGGCAGATCAGCCCGATCTCACCAAGGGCGTGCTGCTATCGAGCCTGAAGATCTCCTCCGCGGCGATGCTGATCGCGATCGGCGCAATCGCGATCGTCGCGAGCCTGCGCGGCGACGGGTGGCTGCTGATCCTCGCGGTGGCGGCCTACACCGCCGTGAATGCGGGGCTGATGCTCGGCAGCCAGATCGCACGCTCGCTGGTCAGCATCCTCATGGGCGAAGGAAACAGGGAGTTCTTCTGGCGGGTCAGCGTCGTGCTGTTTCTGATCGCCGTCCTGACCGGTCATCGCCAGCTCGATCCCGCCGAACTGATCGTCGTGATGACGATCGCGATGTCGATCGGCCTCGGCGCGCAGATCATCGCGATCAGGCGCGCGCTGCCGGATTTCCGCAGCACGGCAGCGCGTTCCGAGACGTCGCGCTGGAGGTCGAGCGCGCTTCATTTCTGGGTCGCGTCCATCCTCGAAGCCGCCAACCAGTATTTCGACGTCATCCTGGTCTACTGGATGCTGGATCCGGCGACCGCCGGCATCTACTTCGCCGCATCGCGCCTCGCCAACATCTTCGCCATGCTCTCGGCCGCGCTGTACAGCTTCGGCGCGCGCCGGCTGCCCTCGCTGTACTTCAGCAAGAACCACCAGGAGTTCGAGCGGACCTTGCGGCTGATGGCGGAAGTGACCGCGCTCTGCGTGATCAGCGGACTTCTGCTGATCTGGGTTGGCGGCCCCTATCTCCTCAACCTGTTCGGGCCTCATTTCGCCGCACAGCACTGGGTCCTGATCGTGCTTGCGATCGGAACGGCGTTCCAGGCAGCGGGCGGTCCATCGGCGGCGATCTTGCAGCTGACCGGCTATGAGCGCGAATATGTCCCCGTCGTCGCCGCGAACGTGGCGCTGCGGCTCGTGGGATTTCTCGTTCTCATTCCCTGGTTCGGCGTGCTCGGCGCTGCGATCTCGGCGACCGTGTCGCTCGCACTCGCGACCATCGCCCTCAACATTCTCTGCCGCCGGCGGA
This is a stretch of genomic DNA from Bradyrhizobium sp. CB2312. It encodes these proteins:
- a CDS encoding helix-turn-helix domain-containing protein, which produces MLVRITTDSVPRPNSLRDLGMTSDSNALVNLSEFSYRKGTEIYGEKEPAEYVYQVKSGAVRSYKLLSDGRRQIGAFHLVGDIFGLENGREHRFTTEAIVDTTVRLVRRQSLEMVAESDAMVARNLLSMTTTNLQHAEDHMLLLGRKTSLERVAAFLLEMDKRLSACDVMALPMSRRDIADYLGLTLETVSRALSRLHEIGVLGFIGNTQRQIVLLDRHLLARLDLQS
- a CDS encoding AI-2E family transporter; this encodes MKKPRQLVFPDVIQLVIRLGLLALLVLWTFIIIKPFVPILTWSAVLAAAFYPAFSWLARCLGGRPRTAAALLTFVALGIVIGPAAWLGLGAVEAIKDIAGQIGSGELRLHAAPEQIKGWPLVGPQLYEFWNLAYTNIRAVLREVAPYLKPIAGMMLSFAGDTGIGMLQFLLSVFVAGLLLPFGPQLVAAIRGFLVRVVPEQSEHFLELAGATIRAVAQGVIGVAIVQAFFAGIGFKLAGLSIAGLLAVIVLLLSIVQIGPFLVLLPVVIWIWTDKDVTTALLLTLYLAVVGLLDNILKPLVMGRGLTTPTLVILIGVIGGTLSHGILGLFIGPIILSVAWELAAAWIRVERTAPVEIDRATGDAAEMASQSGRELRAGRPR
- a CDS encoding polysaccharide biosynthesis C-terminal domain-containing protein, with protein sequence MIESIVQFMRRDVTRGVAGTILLKVGSGALAFALFSLAARTMSPDGFGIFATWLSVAQMASVVGLVGQESLLVRFLNEYRVADQPDLTKGVLLSSLKISSAAMLIAIGAIAIVASLRGDGWLLILAVAAYTAVNAGLMLGSQIARSLVSILMGEGNREFFWRVSVVLFLIAVLTGHRQLDPAELIVVMTIAMSIGLGAQIIAIRRALPDFRSTAARSETSRWRSSALHFWVASILEAANQYFDVILVYWMLDPATAGIYFAASRLANIFAMLSAALYSFGARRLPSLYFSKNHQEFERTLRLMAEVTALCVISGLLLIWVGGPYLLNLFGPHFAAQHWVLIVLAIGTAFQAAGGPSAAILQLTGYEREYVPVVAANVALRLVGFLVLIPWFGVLGAAISATVSLALATIALNILCRRRTGVDPSILGLLRFSASKRGTYVVRGVDSAE
- a CDS encoding O-antigen ligase family protein, whose amino-acid sequence is MASLQTEVDSEALESAFWKTRSASVEKLARTAILGSITVNVVASMGNFNTALLPEQLGNLQQAIAILMWAVLIYASAFVRPRLRLQLNPDLIVLVAFYGLAVVSVSWSSLNAAAFMKSAALAMTTFGAFCLITRIEIDEIVGATVLGLFISVAASAFFAIAVPDIGIDHTWMHEGQWQGIYESKQTLGFVGAYLMFFSCYRKMTGQGWISFLVVFLLASICVLASESRGAGAVALAACALLLTSMWSVRCMKIYAVLPFVMCVLAGFLILYFYVTGYDAIHIGDANIDFTERTFIWQYAISHLDNAPLLGFGINGFWTVPSLYDYFEQNHGWVLDNYHSGYIAILIETGFLGYALFATSVFLFSTKILHLISTRSIDRSHCALIIGFVVLSFQSNFTETMFLRSTMFTSVLLLALFFATCRPVPQTDF
- a CDS encoding glycoside hydrolase family 5 protein encodes the protein MIAIRARWPRISSVAATAFCLASLLVGPAAAGDMPRLGRGINILGYDGIWEGGQNAPFRLENLTAIKKAGFSHVRINFFGFKFMGPGNVLDEIVLRRLDAVIEEVFARGLIPVLDEHDTHVCQSDVSGCAEKLRAFWRQIAERYAGKYPGLVLEVLNEPGGQMTSASWNTLLNECLAIIRRTNPERQVVAAILNTVDIRVDELALPADDRNLIVTFHYYAPLRFTHQGAPWSQTFSRIGPLDWGSPDDEAKAAADFNTMKLWAEKEKRPVYLGEFGVYERAPSDSRVRYLSFMARSAEKLGWAWAYWQFDHDFAAFDSVRQAWKPDILRALSPPPR
- a CDS encoding GNAT family N-acetyltransferase, which gives rise to MNRPSTNFNIAIEPAFDFLSPKYAELFDGSAATAFQHPVWLHSLYTGLAPHAGATRLIVVARHRATGALAMVLPMLRVRRGPIRTVEFADLRVSDYLAPVCSPEVFSQLLADESACAEIRYLVRPFDLLRMTKLPDGRLPIETLLAAPRRVSMETNAYATVLVAPFEQWRASALDRSYQKELAKKYRQLQKKGTLSFSCCNDSASVLEALDVMRKFRGPRFQSQGDGDLLQRPEYYAFYSDVALRGLGSFVRLYAMKMDGEVIAAVLGLHHQGSFLVIMSAFDIDGYKSQSLGALMFEQVARDCIERGDQMLDFTIGDEPYKKLFGGQPSPMWAVTQAGSTAGALSLFALKQAPWLKLAAKRMSEFRLLPTRTSTPTR
- a CDS encoding response regulator, which encodes MPGLVHVVDDDESFRTAIERRLKLAGYEVATYASAKELLDAGPDDEQASCILLDVRIPGLSGPDLQTQLVASGSTLPIIFLTGFADTPTTVRAIKAGAEDFLTKPISSEQLIDAIERALARQSVARAHRGRLETFRMHLATLTQRERQVFDLIVRGRINKQIAYELGTTERTVKAHRHQVMEKMQVHSLAELVSIAERLGMLDANDD
- a CDS encoding NAD(P)/FAD-dependent oxidoreductase, whose protein sequence is MTADQSVTEPAAATGAATMLDVAIVGGGLAGSLAAAVLARAGHRVALIDKRAVYPDEFRVEKIGGHQLEMFRKLGFIGGLESVACPYDRVLNIREGKLVDVSVGQAYGLPYADLVAMARGQIPQPSSLIVDEVAAISCSDDVQQLELASGRRLKARLVVLATGMAGALGHKLGIKRRVLAAGHSVSFGFTIARRDGTPFDFNALTCYGERTADGVDYLSLFPVRAGMRANLFMFRDPADPVMRDLRRDTEATLLRLLPGLRPYLGDFHVTDRVRNWVMDLSVVEGHLQDGVVLIGDAFQTNCPAAGTGVARLLVDVERLCTEYAPRWLMTAGMSKEKISEFYSDRDKVAADQQSLKMARFRQALTSRDDIGWDVRRRLHFLRRNFTHRVDQMRPGWLALVRSALRA
- a CDS encoding potassium channel family protein; the protein is MMQIFVGTLVSVINIGLHALVTVAAVAIARSAGRRHTERPRLHLMGVMIATAVVLKIAHTLEILVWAATYGIVQAAAAGSDLLYFAFVNYTTLGYGDITPVQQWRLIGPLTAMNGVLLFGWSAAILFEVLLKTLEQLGLTEASGAGSPRN